GGTGGTGAACGACGGCATGGACGTCGTTGCTGGCAAGGGCATCTGCATGGGCCCGAACAACTTCCTCGCCCGCGCCTACCAGCAGGTTCCCGTGTCGATCACCGTGGAAGGCGCGAACATCATGACGCGCTGCCTGATGATCTTCGGTCAGGGCGCGATTCGCTGCCATCCGTACGTGCTCAAGGAACTCGCCGCCGCGCAGACCGCCGATCACACCGCCGCCGTGCACGCCTTCGACGACGCCCTCTTCGGCCACCTGACGTTCGTCACGAGCAACATCGTGCGCGGTGCGCTGCAAGGCATCACGCACGCGCGCTTCTCCGCCGTGCCGTCGAAGGCCGCGCCAGAACTGCACGTCTACTACCGCGCCGCGAACCGCATGTCGACGCTGCTCGCCATCGCGGCCGACATTTCGATGGCGGTGCTCGGCGGCTCGCTCAAGCGTCGCGAGAGCATCACGGGACGCCTCGGCGACATCCTCTCCCAACTCTTCCTTTTGACCGCCACGCTCAAGCGCTTCGAAGACGAAGGCCGCCCCGTTGCCGACCTGCCGCTGGTGCATTGGGCTGCGCAGGATGCCCTCTGGCAGGCGCGCGAAGCCTTCGAGGGCGTGCTGGCGAACTATCCGTCGCGGGGTGTCGCATGGTGGATGCGCTGGAAGCTGACGCCGCTCGGCCTGCCGTACGCCAAGCCGTCGGATGCGCTGGCCGCGCGCGTGGCCGAGGTGATGCAGACGCCGGGCGACGCCCGCGAGCGCCTCATCGCAGGTAGCTACTCGCCGAGCCCTGACGTCGACGATCTGGCTTACGGCGAAATCGTGTTCCAGATGACGCCGCAAGTGACCGTGATCGAACAACGTCTGCGCACCGCGATCAAGGAGGGGCGTCTGGCAGCCATGCCGCAGAGCCTGCCCGAGTTCACCGCCTGGGTGGACCACGCGGCGACGCTGCAACTGGTGAGCGACGACGAGCGCCGCCTGCTGGCGCAGTACGCCGACTACGCGGCCAAGGCCGTCGCGGTCGACGACTTTCCGGCCGACTTCGGGCGCGCCAGCGACATACAGCAGGCCCGACAGCAGATGCCGGCGGACGAAGCACTCACGTCGTGAGTCCGTCCGCCCCCCCCGCCGACCGCGTTGCCCATTTCTCGCCAGCACACTCTGAGGATTTCCGCGCCGTGACGACGTCCGACCGATATCTTGCCTTTGCCAACTCTGCCGTGGGCAGCCGCCTGGCCAACGCGCTGGGCCTGCCACGCCCGGTGCCGCTGGAGCGCATGCCGGACTATGGCGACGATGGCGCCGAAGCGCGTCTCGTTGCGCCACCGCTGGCTGTCGTCGGCGGTGGGGGCGACGCGCCACTGCTGCCCGGTCTCGCCCGCGAACTGCATTGGCTCAGCATCCCGAGTCTCGCTCATGCGCAACGGCTTGACTGGATCTCCTACGCCAACAAGGCAGGCACGATGTGCGGACGGTTCAACGCGAACGAAGGCGTGCGTCCCAAGGCGTTGCTGTTCGACGCAAGCGGTATTGCCGACACCTCGGGACTCGAATCGCTTTACGCGTTCTTCCACGACACGCTGGCAACGCTCGACCGATGCGCTCGCGTGCTGGTGCTGGGCCTGCCGCCGACGATGGCCGCCACGCCGCAGGCGAGCATCGCGCAACGCGCGCTGGAAGGCTTCGTGCGCTCGCTGGCCAAGGAGCTCAAGCGCGGCGCAACGGCGCAACTGCTCTATGTCGCGCCCGAGGCCCGCGAGTCGCTGCATTCCACGTTACGGTTCTTCCTCTCACCTCGCGCCGCGTATGTGAGCGGTCAGGCGATCACGCTTCAAGCGCCGGTCTTCGAAACACCGCCCATGCGCGACACCCGGCCGCTCGCCGGACAGGTCGCCGTGGTGACAGGTGCTGCACGCGGCATCGGCGAGTCCATCGCGACCGTTCTGGCGCGCGCCGGTGCGCATGTCGTGTGCATCGACATCCCTTCCTCGCAAGACGCGCTGACCACCGTCGCCACGCGCCTCGACGGCAGCGCCCTCACGTGCGATATCGCGTCGCCGGAGGCCGCCGCCACGCTGATGGCGCATCTCGCGACGCACGCACCGAACGGTCTGGACATCCTCGTGCACAACGCTGGCATCACGCGCGACAAGACGATTGTTCGCATGAGCGACGCGCAGTGGCAAAGCGTGCTCGACATCAACGTCGGCGCACCGCAGCGCCTCAATGCCGCGTTGCTCGACGCCGGTGTGCTGCGCGCGAATAGCCGGATCGTCGGCGTCGCCTCCATCAGTGGCATCGCAGGCAATCGCGGGCAGACCAATTACGCCGCATCGAAGGCAGCCGTCATCGGGATGGTGCAGGCGTGGTCGCCATTGCTTGCGGAGCGTCATATCAGCATCAATGCCGTCGCCCCCGGCTTCATCGAGACGCAGATGACCGCCGCGGTCCCGTTCGCCATTCGCGAAGCCGGACGCCGCATGAACTCCCTCGGACAGGGCGGTCAACCGGTGGACGTGGCCGAAGCCATCGCGTGGCTCGCACATCCCGCCTCGGGCGCGCTGACAGGACAGGTCGTACGGGTATGCGGCCAGAGCCTGCTGGGAGCATGACGATGCCGAACGACCGACCGCGCGATCCATCCGACAGCCCGAACATCGCCGTGGCCACGCAACTGAAGCAAGTCCCGTATCTGCCGTCGCCACTGCATCTGTATTTGCGCGCACTGATGACCTCGCGCAAACCGGCCCGCGCGCAGCCGATGCCGCCGCTGGCCTTCGAACGGCGTAACGTGCCACTGGACCGTGAGGACATCGCCCGTTACGCACGGCTGTGCGGTTTCGCGCAGCCGACGGGCGTGCCGCCCACATGGCCGCACCTGCTCGCCTTCCCGCTCCACATGCTGCTGATGACCGACCGCGCCTTCCCGTTCGCCATGCTCGGCATGGTGCATCTGGCGAACAGGATCCGGCAGTTCGCGGCGCTGAACGTGGGCGAACGGCTGACGCTGGATGTGCGATGCGGCCCGCTGTCCGCTCATGACAAGGGGCAGGTGTTCACGGTGGTCACGACGGCGCGTCGCGACGATATCGTCGTGTGGATCGGCGAGAGTCTGTACCTGCGCACCGGTGTGCGCGACGCACTCGGCGCACCCTATCAGGCACAGTTGAGCGCCGATCCGTCGCTGACGAAAGCGGCGACCTGGGCGGTCCCGGCCGACCTTGGACGTCAATACGCGCGCATCTCGGGCGACTACAACCCGATCCATCTGTGGCCGCTCACGGCGAAGCTGTTCGGTTTTGCGCGTCCGATCATTCATGGGATGTGGAGCTTCGCGCGAACGCTCGCGGCGGTGTTGCCAGACGACGCGAGCGCCTACGGCCCGGTCGATCTGCGGGTGGAATTCAAGACGCCGGTGCTGCTGCCGGGCGACGTCACCTTATGGCGTGCGCCATACGCACCACCGCACCCTCAGCATTTCGAACTGCGCGACGCCGCAGGCACCGTCCCGCATCTGCGCGGGCGCTGGCAGGCCATTGACGCCGCGTCTTCGGCGCAGCCCGCTTCGTCTTCACCTTCCCCTCATCCCCCTCTCCCGGACCAGCCATGAGCGCCCTCAAACCCACTGCGCCCGCCCCCGCCTTGCGCCGCGTCGCGATCCTCGGCGGCAATCGCATTCCCTTCGCGCGCTCGAACACGGCTTACGCCACGGCGTCGAATCAGGACATGCTCACGGCCGCGTTCCAGGGCCTCATCGACCGCTTCGACCTGCACGGCCAGACGCTCGGCGAAGTTGCGGCGGGCGCCGTGCTCAAGCACGCTCGCGACTTCAACTTGACGCGCGAGTCGGTGCTGTCGACCACGCTCGCTGCGCAAACCCCCGCCTACGACGTCCAGCAGGCGTGCGGCACGGGTCTTGAGACGGCGATCCTCACCGGCAACAAGATCGCACTCGGTCAGATCGACGTGGCGATTGCAGGTGGCGTCGACACGGCATCGGACGCGCCCATCGGCGTCAACGAGAAGCTGCGCAAGATCCTTCTCGAAGCGAACCGTCAGCGCAGCACCGGCGGCAAGCTTGGCGCGCTGGCGAAGGTGCGGCCCGGCATGTTGTTCAACCCGGCGCTGCCCCGTAACGGCGAGCCGCGCACGGGCCTCTCGATGGGCGAGCATTGCGAGTTGATGGCAAAGCGCTGGGAAATCGAGCGAGCCGCGCAGGACACGCTTACGCTCGCCAGTCACGAGCATCTGGCGCAAGCGTACGAGCGCGGTTTCTTCCTCGATCTGATGACACCGTTTCGCGGCTTGCAACGCGATAACAACCTGCGCCCCGACCTCACGCTGGAGAAACTCTCCAGTCTCAAGCCGGTGTTCGACCGTAGCGCCACCGGCACGCTCACCGCAGGCAACTCCACACCGTTGACCGATGGCGCTTCGTGCGTGCTGCTCGCGAGCGAAGACTGGGCCAGGGCGCACAACCATCCGGTGCTCGCCTATCTGACGTACTCGCAAACGGCGGCCGTCGATTTCTTCAATCCCGACGAATCGCAGCGTGAGGGCTTGCTGATGGCCCCGGCCTATGCCGTGCCGCGCATGCTCGCGCAGGCGGGACTCACGTTGCAGGACTTCGATTTCTACGAAATTCACGAGGCTTTCGCCGCGCAGGTGCTGTGCACGTTGAAGGCGTGGGAAGACCCCGTGTATTGCCGCGAGAAGCTGGGACTGGCCGCGCCGCTGGGCAGCATCGACCGTCAGCGCCTCAACGTGAACGGCAGTTCGCTCGCGTGCGGCCACCCATTCGCCGCCACCGGCGGGCGCATTCTCGCCACCCTCGCCAAGCTGGTGTCCCAGCGCGGCGGCGGCCGCGGCCTCATCTCGATCTGCGCGGCCGGCGGTCAGGGTGTCGTCGCGATGCTGGAACGATAAACACAACACCGAAAAAACAACGAGCAAAGCCTCGCGGGGGAAGTGGCAAACGCCGCCAGGCGAACGACAGCGAGCCAACGACAGATTGGCCGCATCGCATCATGGCAGCGCATAAAAATGCAGAGAACTTCAACGGAGACAACGATGGATCAAGCCGTTCAGCAGGAACGTGTGTGGCTCGGTGCCTACCCGCCCGGGGTACCCGCCGACATCGACGTCAATCGCTATGCATCGCTCGTGCAGGCGTTCGACGAGTGGATCGAGAAGTACCGCGAGCGCATCGCTTTCGTGAGTCTGGGCAGTGAGATCACGTATGCCGAGGTGTCCCGTCAGGCCCATGCCTTCGCCGCGTGGCTGCAAGCGCAAGGTGTGAAGAAAGGCGAGCGCGTCGCGCTCATGATGCCCAACTGCTTCCAGTACCCGATCTGCCTGTTCGGCACCCTCATCGCCGGTGCTGTGGTCGTCAACGTCAACCCGCTGTACACCGCACGCGAACTGAAGCATCAGTTGCAGGACAGCGGCGCACAGACCATCGTCGTCTTCGAGAACTTCGCCAAAACGCTGGAGGAAGCACTCCCCGGCACCGAGGTGCGCAACGTGCTGGTGACGCAGATCGGCGATCTGCTCCAGCCGGGGGCGAACATCAAGGGACATGCCGTCAACTTCCTGATGCGGCACATCGCCAAACAAGTGCCGCCGTATCGCTTGCCGCAGGCGGTTGCGCTTCGTCAGGCGCTCGCGAGCGGCGCAAGGCTAACGGCCACGCCGGTGCCGCTCGCGCGCGAAGACCTCGCCTTTCTCCAGTACACCGGCGGGACAACCGGCGTCGCCAAGGGCGCCATGCTCTCGCACGGCAACGTGCTGGCCAATCTCCTGCAAACGGAGGCGTGGGCGGCCAATCAGCTCGACGGCGACATCGAAGTCAATCTGTCGTTGCTGCCGATGTATCACATCCTCTCGCTGACGTTGAACTGTCTCGTGTTCATGAGCCTGGGCGGACGCAACATTCTGATTGCGAATCCGCGCGATGTGAAAAAGGTCGTCTACATCATACGCAACGAAACGTTCACAGGGGTGACCGGCGTCAACACGCTGTTCAACGGTCTGCTCGAGAACGCCGACTTCCGCGCGCGCGACTTCTCAAAACTGAAACTGTCGCTCGCTGGCGGTATGGCAACGCAACGCGCGGTTGCGCAGCGATGGAAGGAGGTCACAGGCAAACCGATCATCGAAGGCTACGGTCTCACCGAGTGCTCCCCCATCGTCACGATGAACCCCGTGGACATCGCCCACATGGACGCGGTCGATTTCTCCGGTTCCATCGGTCTGCCTGCGCCGTCGACCGACGTGCGCTTCAAGCGAGACGACGGCACGTGGGCCCCCATCGGCGAGCCGGGCGAGCTGTGCGTGCGCGGCCCGCAGGTCATGCGCGGCTACTGGAATCGTCCCGAAGAGACGGCTAAAACGTTCGACGCCGACGGCTGGCTGATGACCGGCGATATCGGCGTCATGGACGAACGCGGCTACGTGAGGCTCATCGACCGCAAGAAGGACATGATTCTCGTGTCCGGCTTCAACGTCTATCCGAACGAGGTGGAGGACGTGGTGATGCTCCACCCCGGCGTGCGCGAAGCGGCGGTGGTCGGCGTGCCCGATCCGGTGGCTGGCGAGCGCGTGAAGCTCGTAGTCATCGCCAAGGACCCGACGCTCACCGTCGACGCCATGGCGGCGCACTGCCGCAAGCATCTGACCGCGTACAAGGTGCCGCGCATCATCGAATTCCGTCAGGGCGAACTGCCCAAGTCGACGGTCGGCAAGATCCTGCGGCGCGAGCTGCGTGAACCGGTCTGAGGGAGGTAACGAGAGACTCACAGCACCACTTGGAGATAAAGGGAGATAACAATATGAGAATCACATTGACGCTGGCCGTGCTGCCCGCCGCACTGACTTTTGGCGCGCTCGCGGGCGTGCTGGCCCCTTCGGGCGCGCTCGCGCAGGCGAGCGCAACCGCGGCATCCACCGCCACAACGAGCACCGCACCGGATGCAGACACTGCAAAGCTCGCCGCTCTGCCCGTCGCGGCACAAACGCAATGGCTCGCGCGTACGATCAAGCGCGGCGAACTGGCGAAGATGCCAGACGAGCAGATCGTCGCCAGCATGCAGGTCATCCAGCCGGAAGCGCTCGTACGTTTTCTGAAAGCCGAGGCGTCGGCGTTGCCGGAGTATCAGTACGAGCTGACGCGTCACGAACGTATCAACAATCAGTGGCAGACCACGCCCGACCGCATGCTCGTGAAGATTCGCGAGAACCCGTTGCAGATCTACGCGAAGTGGCTGCCCGACGGCGCGCATGCCGGACAGGAAATCACTTATGACGAGACGAAACGCCCCAAGGAGATGTACGGACACCTCGGCGGCATCCTCGGCTTCACGTCGATCTGGAGCAGCATCGACGGCTCGCTCGCCCGTTCGCAGTCGAACCACACAGTGCGCGACCTCGGTTTCGCCTTCATCGCCGATCAGATTGCGCGCGACGGCAAGAGCTTTCGCGCCGCCGGACTCTCCGAGAAACCCGCAAGAATCTCGGTATCCGAATCGAATGGCGTTCGCGTGCTGGCACTCGAATGGGAGGCCCCGTCCGGCCCGCCACAACACTACGCCAACAAGTCGCGCGTGTTGCTCGATCTGAAGACGGGCAGACCGCGAGGTATCGAAGCGTGGGACGCCGCCGGACAGAAGGTCGAGGAAATGCGCTTCGACAAGGTGCGCAAGGAACAGTGGACGGACGCCACGTTCGACCCGAAGAACCCCGACTACAAGTTCTGACGCAACCGCCGTCAATGCGCGCCGCGAGCACGACAAAAGCCCGCCACCCTGCATCGAGGGTGGCGGGCTTTCCGCTTATTCGCACGTCACGCTCCGGCGGCTCGCATAGCAACCGCCGGACCACCTCGACCGATCAGGTCTGCGGCAGTTCGATCTTGACTTCGAGCACTTCCAGGTTGTCCTGATGCTCGACGCTGACCTTGATGTCGTCTTGCGCGATTTTCACGTACTTGGAGATGACGGCGACCAGCTCGCGTTGCAGGGCCGGCAGATAATCGGCCGGCGGCGACGAGCCCGCGCGTTCGTGCGCCAGAATGATTTGCAGGCGCTCTTTGGCAACGGCGGCGGTCTTTTTCTTCTCCCCCAGGAGGAAAGACAGGAAGGACATGGGCGCTCCTTACTTCGAGCCGAAAATGCGCTGCAACAGGCCCGGCTTTTGATAGTCGGTAAAGCGCATGGGCTTCTCTTCGCCCTTGAATCGGCTCACCACGTCGCGATAGGCATCGGCTACGTCCGTGCCATCCAGATGGATGGCGGGCGTACCCTGGTTCGAGGCATGGAGCACCGACTCCGACTCCGGAATCACGCCGATGAGCTTGATTCGCAGAATTTCCTGAATGTCTTCCAGCGACAGCATCTGGCCGTCATTGACACGTTTCGGGTTGTAGCGGGTGATGAGCAGATGCTCCTTGATCGGCTCGCTGCCTTCGATGGCGCGCTTCGTCTTCGACGACAGAATGCCAAGAATGCGATCCGAGTCACGGACCGACGACACTTCCGGGTTCGTCACCACGAGCGCTTCGTCGGCGAAGTGCATCGCGAGCAATGCGCCCGATTCGATACCGGCCGGCGAATCGCACACGATGTATTCAAAGCCCATGTCGGCCAGGTCCTGGATGACCTTCTCGACGCCTGCCTGCGTAAGTGCGTCTTTGTCGCGCGTTTGCGAGGCGGGCAGGATGAACAGGTTCTCGCAGGACTTGTCCTTGATGAGTGCCTGATTGAGGTTCGCCTCGCCCTGAATCACGTTAATCAGGTCGTACACCACGCGGCGCTCGACACCCATGATGAGGTCGAGGTTGCGCAGGCCGACGTCGAAATCGATGACTGCCGTCTTGTGCCCCTGCAAGGCGAGGCCGGCGGAAAAGCTGGCGCTGGTTGTCGTCTTGCCGACACCACCCTTGCCAGAGGTCACCACAATCACTTTTGCCATCTGTCGATGCCTTCCCAAACTTGAGGATGAAATTAGCTACGAATTACTTGAGCCCGAGGGGCTCGAAAATCAGTTTGTCGTCTACCAGCCGCACCTGCACCGAACGCCCCTGAACATCGGGCGGCAGCGCATATTCGCCCGTCCGGTAAATACCGGCGATGGAAATCAGCTCGGGCTCCAGACAGGTACAGAAGATGCGCGCGTCGAGCTTGCCCTTCACCCCTGCCAGTGCCCGCCCCCGTAGCGGCGCGTAAATGTGAATATTACCTTCCGCGATCACCTCGGCCCCATAACTGACCAGATCGAGGATGATCAGGTCGCCCTTCGCATAGACCTGCTGGCCCGAACGCAATGGCTTGTCGATGATGGTCGAAGGGATGGAAGAGGCCTCAGGAACCGCCTGTGCCGGCACCACGGACGCCTCGGCGCTTGCCTGAGGCACTGCCTCGGCATCGTTGGCCTCGCGTGCCGCGCGCGGCGCACGGCGCTCGTGGCGCTCATGACTGTCCAGAAGCGGCAGACCGTCGGCCACCGCCCAACCCGCTTGTTCGGTGTTGGCGACGACGCCGATCGGCTTCATGCGGAATTCCGCCAGCATTTCGGCCAACGCAGGCACGGCGACGCGTTCGTCTCCCGCCAGACGCCGTACGTCGATGGCGACGGTGTCGCCAGCAAAAAACTCCGGGGTCGCGTCGAAACGTTGCGCCAGTTCGGTGCGCAACGTGTCCAGTTGAGGCGTCTTGACTACGAAATGCAGGGTGTCTACGGCACCACTACGTAACTCGAAGTACGGCGTTTTCTTTTGCGGCATGTCAGGTTGTTGTGCGCGATTGCTGGCAAATTGGGCCATTCTACCGTTCTTGGCCACCCGCAAACCGCAAATAAGCAGGCCAACCTCCGGGCACCCCCGCAAATTGCCCAAAAAGCACCATTGATGCAATGCAGCATCACGATGCATTTTGAATACGTCGATGGCGTTGCGAAATGCTAGACGATTGACATGCCAATGTCATCAGCAAAGCCTATTCTCTGGGTGGGACGGCCCAACGCAAGAAGTGCTGCAAAGCAGCATCGAAAGTACGAATTTTGTCACGCAAGCGTCTTTTTCGTGACCTATCCTTAGAGTCCCTGACGAGGGACCCACCCTGTGGAACCGCAAACCGGGAGACGAAGATGCTGAGTCATCATGAATTTGCCACCCTGATGCTGGTGAAGGATGCTCCGGAGCAAGTGGAGCTGGATCGCCCTGACCTCGAATCGTTGCTTGAGAGCAAACTGATCGAGTGGGAAGAGTTGGAGACGGGAGCGAAGTCGCCCCGCCTGACTGTTCAGGGCCGGTACGTCCTTCAGGCCGTTGCCTGAGCGCCCAGCCAGCTGTAAAGGTGTCGGTAGTCGCAAAAAAGCCCGCCGGAAGGCGGGCTTTTCATTTGTCCGGGCATTCGCCCGAACCTCTCGACACGACTCAACCGTGCCGGACGTCACGACGGTGACGTCGCCACGTATGGCGCGCCGCCGGATGCTCCCGGCACCAATTACGATTTGCCAGCCAGGCCACTGCCGCGCCCACGACCAGCGCAATCACCAACGTCCCAATCAAGCTCCCTGTCAGCATAGTGGCCTCCATTCTTCGATGTCACGGGATGGCACGACTTCATTCTAGGCAATCCCTATCGAAATAGGTACCCGAAAGTGATTCGGGTATACCGCGTTTGCGTGACATCAAAATGGACGCAAGTTTCGGGGCCGGGGAGATACCGCGATGCAGCATTTTCCCAAGCAACACAGGCTCGATCAGGAGGCCTCAGGCGATAGCGCCGCCCGCGTCGATCAGCACCGTGGCGCCTGTCGCGCTCGGCGTCCCGGCGAGATACAGAATGGTATTTGCCACATCTTCCGCCGCGACGACCCGACGTGCCGGCAGACGCTCTGCTGCGTTGCGATACATCGCCTCACGGTCCGCTTCGGCAAGCTTGTTCCACAGTGGCGTGGCCGTCAGCCCCGGCGACACCGTGTTGACGCGAACCGGCGACAACTCCAACGCCAGCCCCCGACCCAACGCCTCCACCGCCGCGTTGATGGCGCCCTGCACCACCGACGACGTGTTCGGTCGCACGCTGAGGTACCCCGACGTCAGCGTAAGCGACCCACCGTCCTCGATGCGCGCGAACTTCGCCACGTGATAGGTCCCCCAGAACTTGCTGTCGAACGCCGCGTGCGCGTCGTCGAGCGAGAGTTTGCGCACCTGACCGGTCGGCGTTTGCGCCGCAGAAATCACGACGTGTTGCCACGGCGCATGGTCGGCGAAGAATCTCTGGACGGCGGCCACGTCGCCGGTATCGAGCACGGCGGCGCGCGCCGTGCTGCCGATCGTCGCCAGCGCTTCGTCGAGCTTCGTCCGACTGCGCGAGGCGATCGTGACGGCCGCCCCCGCCTTGGCAAACGCCTGCGCGGCGGCACGGCCAATGCCGGAACTGCCGCCAATCACCAGCACGCGCTGACCTTCGAAATTGAACATGGTGTAACTCCAGAATGAGATCGATGAAATCGGAGAGGGAGACAACCGCGACGTCGCAACTCGGAGGCAACGTCATGAGGCTATTGTGATCCTCGCCGCGCAAGACGATAATCCCCCGCATAACTGAATTACTCTCTTCAAATCATTGATAATCGCGCCGCGATGATTGACCAGACACTCGATCTCACGCTTTTTGACCGCGTTGTCGTTACCGGCAGCATGTCGGCAGCCGCGCGCGAGCTGGGCTTGTCACTCGCCGTCGTGAGCAAACGACTCGGCCTACTGGAGCAACGCCTCGGCGTGCGGCTGCTTAACCGCACCACGCGCAAACAGGCGCTCACCGAAGAGGGTCAGGTATTTCACGGGTGCTGCCAGCGGATTCTGGCGGAGATTGCCGAGGCCGAACGGCTGATGACGCGGCAAGCGGGCACCGTCGGCGGCGTGCTGCGCATCAGCGCACCGCGCGCGTTCGGCCGTCGTCATCTGACGCCGCTCCTCGTTGCGTTTCGCGAATGGCATCCGGACGTGAAAGTGCATCTCTCGCTGAGCGATCAGTGGGTCGATCTGGTCGCGCACGGCATCGACGTGGCGATTCGCGTCGGCACCCTGCCCGATTCGAGCCTGGTCGCACAGGAACTGGCACCGAACTACCGCGTGCTCGTCGCCTCGCCTGCGTATCTGCAACAGCGCGGCACGCCCAGGGACGTCGGCGATCTGCGGCAGCACGACTGCATATTGTTCGGCAATTCACCTCACGGCGACTGGCGTTTTGTGTCGCAATCCGAAACATTGCGCGTGCAGGTGCCGGACACATACGTTGTGGACGACGGCGATACCGCCCACGAACTCGCTCTGCACGGTGCGGGCATCACGCAGAAATCGATCTGGGATGTAGGCGACGATATTCAGGCGGGACGCCTGGCGCGCGTGCTTCCTTCGCTCAGGATCCTTGCCGCGCCGCTACACGCCGTGTATCCGCACAGCCGTCATATCGCGCCGCGCACGCGCGTGTTCGTCGACTTTCTGCGCGACCGGCTGCGGGCGACATGGCGCTGGCCGCAGGACTGAGGTGCGTAGCGTCATCAGCCTCGTCGGCCTCATCCCGTCCCCTACCCCGCATTCACAGCGTGGGCGAGCGCTCAGCCGTTCGGGCGTTCTGCGTCGGACGCTTCAATCGCCTGACGTCCGGCCGCCAGCAGCGCCTCCGATAGCGCAGGGTCGGCACCGACCACCGCGCGCGACAAGATCAACGAACCGACCATCTGCGAGAAACGCGCCATGGCATTGCGCGTTGCCTGCGCCTGCGTAAGCCCCCGGGCAACGCCTGCCGCCGTCATCCGTTCGAGCGACGCCGCCAGCCCCTTCGCGTAATACGCCTGCGCCTGCTCACCAATACGTGGCACGTCGCCTGCGAACCCCGCCACCGGGCACCCGCACGCCACATCGTCACGATGCTCGGTCGACAGATACGCCTCGACGCCGACCTTCGGAGGGACGGCCGGAT
The Pandoraea oxalativorans genome window above contains:
- a CDS encoding MaoC family dehydratase; the encoded protein is MPNDRPRDPSDSPNIAVATQLKQVPYLPSPLHLYLRALMTSRKPARAQPMPPLAFERRNVPLDREDIARYARLCGFAQPTGVPPTWPHLLAFPLHMLLMTDRAFPFAMLGMVHLANRIRQFAALNVGERLTLDVRCGPLSAHDKGQVFTVVTTARRDDIVVWIGESLYLRTGVRDALGAPYQAQLSADPSLTKAATWAVPADLGRQYARISGDYNPIHLWPLTAKLFGFARPIIHGMWSFARTLAAVLPDDASAYGPVDLRVEFKTPVLLPGDVTLWRAPYAPPHPQHFELRDAAGTVPHLRGRWQAIDAASSAQPASSSPSPHPPLPDQP
- the minE gene encoding cell division topological specificity factor MinE, with amino-acid sequence MSFLSFLLGEKKKTAAVAKERLQIILAHERAGSSPPADYLPALQRELVAVISKYVKIAQDDIKVSVEHQDNLEVLEVKIELPQT
- a CDS encoding acetyl-CoA C-acetyltransferase, which gives rise to MSALKPTAPAPALRRVAILGGNRIPFARSNTAYATASNQDMLTAAFQGLIDRFDLHGQTLGEVAAGAVLKHARDFNLTRESVLSTTLAAQTPAYDVQQACGTGLETAILTGNKIALGQIDVAIAGGVDTASDAPIGVNEKLRKILLEANRQRSTGGKLGALAKVRPGMLFNPALPRNGEPRTGLSMGEHCELMAKRWEIERAAQDTLTLASHEHLAQAYERGFFLDLMTPFRGLQRDNNLRPDLTLEKLSSLKPVFDRSATGTLTAGNSTPLTDGASCVLLASEDWARAHNHPVLAYLTYSQTAAVDFFNPDESQREGLLMAPAYAVPRMLAQAGLTLQDFDFYEIHEAFAAQVLCTLKAWEDPVYCREKLGLAAPLGSIDRQRLNVNGSSLACGHPFAATGGRILATLAKLVSQRGGGRGLISICAAGGQGVVAMLER
- a CDS encoding AMP-binding protein, producing MDQAVQQERVWLGAYPPGVPADIDVNRYASLVQAFDEWIEKYRERIAFVSLGSEITYAEVSRQAHAFAAWLQAQGVKKGERVALMMPNCFQYPICLFGTLIAGAVVVNVNPLYTARELKHQLQDSGAQTIVVFENFAKTLEEALPGTEVRNVLVTQIGDLLQPGANIKGHAVNFLMRHIAKQVPPYRLPQAVALRQALASGARLTATPVPLAREDLAFLQYTGGTTGVAKGAMLSHGNVLANLLQTEAWAANQLDGDIEVNLSLLPMYHILSLTLNCLVFMSLGGRNILIANPRDVKKVVYIIRNETFTGVTGVNTLFNGLLENADFRARDFSKLKLSLAGGMATQRAVAQRWKEVTGKPIIEGYGLTECSPIVTMNPVDIAHMDAVDFSGSIGLPAPSTDVRFKRDDGTWAPIGEPGELCVRGPQVMRGYWNRPEETAKTFDADGWLMTGDIGVMDERGYVRLIDRKKDMILVSGFNVYPNEVEDVVMLHPGVREAAVVGVPDPVAGERVKLVVIAKDPTLTVDAMAAHCRKHLTAYKVPRIIEFRQGELPKSTVGKILRRELREPV
- a CDS encoding DUF1571 domain-containing protein, with the protein product MRITLTLAVLPAALTFGALAGVLAPSGALAQASATAASTATTSTAPDADTAKLAALPVAAQTQWLARTIKRGELAKMPDEQIVASMQVIQPEALVRFLKAEASALPEYQYELTRHERINNQWQTTPDRMLVKIRENPLQIYAKWLPDGAHAGQEITYDETKRPKEMYGHLGGILGFTSIWSSIDGSLARSQSNHTVRDLGFAFIADQIARDGKSFRAAGLSEKPARISVSESNGVRVLALEWEAPSGPPQHYANKSRVLLDLKTGRPRGIEAWDAAGQKVEEMRFDKVRKEQWTDATFDPKNPDYKF
- the minD gene encoding septum site-determining protein MinD, which gives rise to MAKVIVVTSGKGGVGKTTTSASFSAGLALQGHKTAVIDFDVGLRNLDLIMGVERRVVYDLINVIQGEANLNQALIKDKSCENLFILPASQTRDKDALTQAGVEKVIQDLADMGFEYIVCDSPAGIESGALLAMHFADEALVVTNPEVSSVRDSDRILGILSSKTKRAIEGSEPIKEHLLITRYNPKRVNDGQMLSLEDIQEILRIKLIGVIPESESVLHASNQGTPAIHLDGTDVADAYRDVVSRFKGEEKPMRFTDYQKPGLLQRIFGSK
- a CDS encoding 3-oxoacyl-ACP reductase; its protein translation is MTTSDRYLAFANSAVGSRLANALGLPRPVPLERMPDYGDDGAEARLVAPPLAVVGGGGDAPLLPGLARELHWLSIPSLAHAQRLDWISYANKAGTMCGRFNANEGVRPKALLFDASGIADTSGLESLYAFFHDTLATLDRCARVLVLGLPPTMAATPQASIAQRALEGFVRSLAKELKRGATAQLLYVAPEARESLHSTLRFFLSPRAAYVSGQAITLQAPVFETPPMRDTRPLAGQVAVVTGAARGIGESIATVLARAGAHVVCIDIPSSQDALTTVATRLDGSALTCDIASPEAAATLMAHLATHAPNGLDILVHNAGITRDKTIVRMSDAQWQSVLDINVGAPQRLNAALLDAGVLRANSRIVGVASISGIAGNRGQTNYAASKAAVIGMVQAWSPLLAERHISINAVAPGFIETQMTAAVPFAIREAGRRMNSLGQGGQPVDVAEAIAWLAHPASGALTGQVVRVCGQSLLGA